ATGAGACGGCCCAAGGCCAAGGGTTGATGCGCCAAGCGCTGAGCGCCGCGATTGACTATGTGTTCGTAGAGATGAAACTGCACCGTATCATGGCCAACTACAGGCCCGAAAACCAACGCAGCGCACGCCTGCTTGAGCGGTTGGGCTTTGAGCGTGAGGGCCACGCGCGGGCCTACCTGAAGATCAATGGCGTGTGGGCGGACCATATATTGACGTCGCTGATCAACCCCACGAACGGTGACGCATGAGCCTGAGCGTATTCGCAATCATCATGCTGGGCGCCGCCCTTCACGCCACCTGGAATGCGGTGGTCAAAGGCGGCGTCGACAAGCTGCTGACCACCTGCATGATCGCATCCGCCGCGTCATTGCTTGCGCTGGCGGCCATCCCTTTCCTGGCGCTACCGGCCAGAGAGAGCTGGCCCTTCATCGGCGCATCCGTGGTGTTGCAGGTGCTGTATTTCGTGCTGGTGGCCTCGACCTACCGCATTGCCGACATGAGCCAGACCTATCCGATCATGCGCGGCACGGCGCCGCTGCTGGTGGCATTGGTGAGTGTGCTGGTGTTGCACGAGCCGCTGTCGGCGTTTGCCTGGCTTGGCATTGGCGTGATCTGCCTGGGTATCTTGAGCATGGCCGCAGCGCCCTCGGCCGGGCATAACAAAGGGCTGGTGCTGGCGCTGATCAACGCCCTGGTGATAGCCGGCTATACGCTGATCGATGGCCTGGGCGTGCGCAAGTCCGGCGCACCAGCGGCTTACACGCTGTGGATATTTTTGCTGACCGGCATCCCGCTAGCCGCGTGGGCTTTAGCTGCCCGGCGTGCAGCGTTCTGTCGCTACGTCGTCGGCAACTGGCGGCTTGGCGCCGTCGGGGGCGCAGGCACTGTAGCGTCATACGGCTTGGCGCTGTGGGCAATGACCCAAGCACCCATCGCGACGGTTTCGGCCTTGCGTGAGACCTCGATCCTGTTCGGCGTAGTGATTTCGGCCTGGGTGCTCAAAGAGCATCTCACGCGGACTCGTATCATTGCCGCCGGCTTTATTGCCGTCGGGGCGATGGTGTTGCGCCTGGGCTGACCAGGACACATGCGCACAAAAAAACTGAGGATCTGTACTTTGACGCTCCAGGTAACCCGCTGCTAGTGTCCTGCCTCCCTACATGGAGCACCTGTGATGAAACTGGATATCTATCAAGTCGACGCGTTCAGCCAACAGGTCTTCGGCGGTAACCCGGCGGCTGTCTGCCCGCTGACCGAGTGGCTGCCCACAGAACAACTGCATCAAATCGCCGCTGAAAACAACCTGTCGGAAACCGCATTTTTCGTGCCCCGTGGCGAGGTGTATGAGCTGCGCTGGCTCACCCCCGAAGTCGAAGTGGACCTGTGTGGCCATGCAACGTTGGCCGCCGCCTGGGTGTTGATTCACAAACTGCCGAATGCCCCTGAAGTATTGCGCTTTGCTACCCGCAGCGGCGAGCTTCGCGTGACGCGCAATGGCGACGAACTGGCAATGGACTTCCCGGCCAAACAGCCCGAGCGCTGCGAGCCGCCAGCCGGCCTGTTGAGCGCGCTGGGGCTCGAACACGCCGAGGTGTATGCCACTGACGACTACATCGTCCTGGTCGATGACGAAGCCCAGGTCGCGGCACTCACGCCAGATTTTGCACGCCTCAAGGGCCTGCCCAAACGCGGGGTAGCGGTGACGGCCAAAAGCACGCGCTTTGATTTTATTTCCCGTTGGTTTGGCCCGAACGTGGGCGTCAATGAAGACCCGGTCACCGGCTCAGCCCACACCTCGTTGGCACCGTTCTGGGCCGAGCGCCTGGGCAAGTCGCAGTTGAGCGCCGAACAGGGCGGCAAGCGCCGTGGGCAACTGCGGTGTGAGCTCAATGGCGACCGCGTGATCATCTCAGGCCATGCAGCACTTTACCTGCAAGGCACGATTTACCTGTAAAAAGGACCACCCAAGGACAACAGATCATTCTCAAAATGAACGGAGTTCAGCGCGTGTTTTCGATTTCCCGCCGTCAACTGTCGATGATTGCCGCAGCCCTGGCGCTGGCCGGCTGTCACCCCCCCGTCAACGAACAGCCTCCGGCACCGGAACTGGGCTCGGGTTACCGCACCGACCTCACCACCCGCCACGCCGAACGCCATATGGCCGCCGCCGCCAACCCGCTGGCGGCCGAAGCCGGGCGCGAGATGTTGCGCCAGGGCGGTTCGGCAATTGATGCGGCGATAGCGATGCAGGCAGTGCTGACCCTAGTGGAGCCGCAGTCTTCCGGCATCGGCGGAGGCGCGTTCATCATGCTGTGGGACGGCAAGAACGTGCACGCCTATGACGGCCGTGAAACAGCCCCCGCCGGCGCGACTGAGCGCCTGTTCCTGAAGGCCGACGGCACGCCGATGGCGTTTCCCGAAGCGCAGATTGGCGGGCGTTCGGTCGGCACGCCGGGCGTCTTGCGGGCACTGCAGATGGCGCATCAAAAGACCGGGCACCTGCAATGGGCCAAGCTGTTTGAACCGGCGATTCGACTGTCGGAACAAGGCTTCGCAATTTCCCCACGCCTGCACGCGCTGATTGCTGCCGACCGCTACATTCCGCAGTCGCCGGAAATGGCGGCTTACTTTTTGAACGCCGACGGCACGCCTAAAGCCACCGGCACACTGTTGAAAAACCCGGCGCTGGCGGCTGTGTTCAAGCGCATCGCCAAGGAAGGGCCAGACGCGCTGTACCACGGCCCTATTGCCGATGAAATCGCGCGCAAGGTCCAGGGTAATCGCAATGCGGGCAGCCTCTCGCAGGCTGACCTTAAGGGCTACACCGCCAAGGAACGCACGCCGCTGTGTACCGACTACAAGCAATACCGGGTGTGCGGCATGCCGCCGCCGTCGTCCGGCGGAATAGCCGTCGCGCAGATCCTCGGCACCTTGCAGGCAGTAGAGGCACGCGACCCGCGCCTGGCCATCGCGCCGATGAAACCGGTGAAGAGCGCCTCGCCTGCCGGCCTTGAGCCTGTGCCCGAAGCCGTGCACCTGATCGCCGAAGCCGGCCGCCTGGCGTTTGCCGACCGTGCGCTGTATGTGGCCGACTCGGACTTCACGCCGGTACCGGTCGCGGGCCTTATCGCCCCCAACTACCTGGCACAGCGCGCCACCTTGATTGGCGAACGCAGCATGGGCATTGCCAAGCCGGGCACACCGGCGGGCATCCAGGTGGCCTACGCGCCGGACCGCTCGCCGCTGCGCATCTCCACCTCGCAAGTGGTGGCGGTGGATGACCAGGGCGGTGCAGTGTCGATGACCACCACGGTGGAAGCGGCGTTCGGCTCCCACGTGATGGTCCAGGGCTTTTTGCTCAACAACCAGATGACCGACTTTTCGTTTATCCCGCAAGAAAACGGCCAGCCCGTAGCCAACCGCGTCGAGCCCGGCAAGCGCCCGCGCTCGGCCATGGCCCCGACCCTGGTGTTCGATCGCCAGAGCGGCGAGCTGCTGGCGACGGTGGGTTCACCGGGCGGTTCGCAAATCATCGAGTACGTGAGTAAATCCCTGGTGGCCATGCTCGACTGGAACCTCGACCCGCAAGCCGCTATCAGCCTGCCCAACTTCGGCAGCCGCAATGGCGCGACCGAATTGGAAGCCGGCCTGTTCAGCCCTGCGTTGAAACAAGCGCTGCGGGACAAGGGCCACGCGTTGAGCGAAATCGATATGACCAGCGGCATCCAGGCCATTGTTCGCACGCGCGATGCCCAAGGCAAGGTCACGCTTAGCGGCGGCGCCGACCCTCGGCGTGAAGGCGAAGCGGTCGGCGACTAAATGTTCTACAAACGGAGAGAGTGCCGTGCAACAGGCTGATAATCTCGGCGCCCTCCCCGGCGTCGACCATGGTTTTTGTTCAATCAATGATCCTGCGCGCCCGGACGCGGTGTTCATCTGCAAGCAGGTACACAGCGCGACGGTGATTGAATGGCAGGCGCAGCTGGCAACCAACAGCGTGGCGGCGGATGGCGTGTTCACGCGCGAGCATCAACCGATCGCGGTGATCACGGCCGATTGTCTGCCCATTCTCATCGCAACTGAAGACGGTGCGAGGGTCGCGGCGGTGCATGGTGGCTGGAAGGGTTTGCAAAGCGGGATTATCGCCAACGCAGTGCAGCAATTTGCCGACGAAGGCATCGCCGTGGAGCAGTTGCAGGTGGCTATCGGACCGTCGATCAAAGCGTGTTGCTATGAAGTGAGCGAGGACTTTATAGCGCAGTTTCAGGCCGACCAAGGCCACCTGTGGCGTGACGGTCGGGCGCCGTGGAGCTGCGTACAACCGCCGCCATTGCTGCCCCCCGAAATTGCCCCGCCCTATGCCAGGCAAACGGCAAGTGCCTGGTTTGATTTGAGCGGCTACGGGGTGATGTTGCTGCAAGCGGCAGGGCTTAAGCGTGAGCAGATCGAAGTCAGTGAAGTGTGTACGTATTGCACTTCCGCCAGCTTCGCCAGTTATCGCAGGCGCACGCATAACCCTGATGAAGCGAAGACGTTGATCTATTCGTGGATTGCTCGCAAATCTTAATCGCGCGCCCTGAATCTGTGGCGAGGGCGCCACATTTTACTCGAGTCATTTCATCGGCTGATCTTTAGCCCCTTACGCCCCGCATGCCGCTCCAGCGCCAGCTCGATCAACCGGCTTACCAGCTCGCTGTAACTCATCCCCGCCGCCTGCCACAGCTTCGGGTACATGCTGATACGCGTGAAGCCTGGCAATGAGTTGATCTCGTTGATCAGCACCTCACCATCATCGGTGAGGAACACATCAACCCGCGCCAACCCCGCGCAGCCCAATACCTCAAACGCCTCGATAGCCAGGTGACGAATGCGCTCGCTGGCGTCGACGCTGATATCGGCCGGCACCACCACTTGGGCCGCCTGCCCGTCGATGTATTTGCTGTCGTAGGAATAGAAGCCGTTGCTCACCACAATCTCGCCACAGCCACTGGCGATGGGGTTGTCGTTGCCCAATACGGCGCATTCGATTTCACGGCCTTGGACCGCAGATTCCACCAGCACTTTTTCATCGAAGCCCAAGGCCAGCTCTACGGCGGCGTGATACTCGGCTTCGTTGCCAACCTTACTCACACCCACCGAAGATCCCTGGTTGGCGGGTTTGATGAACATTGGCAAACCGAGCTTATTCACAGCCGTTTCGAACGAAGTACGCGCTGCATTGCGGCGTGTCAGGGTGATAAACGGCGTGACAGCAATACCGGCATCGCGTAGCAGACGCTTGCTGACATCTTTGTCCATGCAGACCGCCGAACCCAGCACGTCGGAGCCGACGAAAGGCAGGTCGGCCATGCGCAGCAGGCCTTGCAGGCAGCCGTCTTCCCCGAGGGTGCCGTGGACGATGGGGAAGATCACATCGATGTGTTCCAGCAGGCCCTGCCCAGCGGTTTCCACCACTTGCTGGTTGGCCTTGCCCGGCACTACCGCCAGCTCACGGTTGGAGTGGTTGAGGGCGATGAGCGCCGGGTTTTCCTGGTTGATCAGAAAGTTCGACGTGTCGTTGAGGTGCCAGTGGCCGGCCTTGTCGATACCGATCAAGATGGGCTCAAAGCGCGAACGGTCCAGCGCATCGACGATATTACGCGCCGACTGCAACGAGACTTCGTGCTCGGCCGAACGGCCACCGAAAATAATACCTACCCGCACCTTGCTCATGACCCGGCCTCACTGTTGAAAGTAAGGCTTCTTACCATGAGCGGTCAGCGATTCGCTACCAGATGTGCGCCGAACAGCAGGTAGCAACCGCCGGCAAAGCGGTCGAGCCATTTACGTGAACGCGCGTAAAGGTTGGCCATGCGCTCGCTGGAAAACACCAGGGCAACGCTGGAATACCAACTGAACGACAAGGTGGCCATGGTGATGACTGCCAGGGTCAACAAGGCGGGCGAAGGAGACGGCGGCATGGTCGAGGCAAACGCCGTGGCGACGAACAGCGCGGCCTTGGGGTTGGACAAGTTGCCCAACAACCCGAAGCGCCAGGCGGAAAACAATGAGCGCTGCGGTTCGTCGGGCAGCACGGCCTGGCCAACAGACGGAGCCGAGCGCTTGAACAACTTGAGCCCAAGGTAAATCAGGTAACAACCGCCGATAATCTTGAACGCCAGGTAGAGCATGGGCGCGGCAGTAAACAGCGACTTGATGCCCAGGCCGCCCGCCAAGCCCCAAATGATCGTGCCGCTGGCCACGCCAGCCGAGGCCACAACGCCATGGCGCCTGGAACAGCTGGCAGCCAACTGCGCTGTGTTGAAAAAGTTGGGCCCGGGCGTCACCACAGCGACCGTCCACAGCAGAGCCAGCGAGACCAGCGGTGCCACATAGGCGGGGTTGAAAAAATCCATGGGGCAGCTCCGTCAGCGCAGTACACGAACCCGGATCATAGGCCTCGCCCCACGCTTGCACAATCGTACAAGACCCCGGCAGACAACCGCTGCAGACTCGGTTAACGTGTTTCCACCTCTACTTGTGACAAGTCACCATGGGCCAACCCACTTCTACCCTCGACTGGCTGCACCGCGCCCCGCACGCCAGCGGCCTTGACCGTATCGAGGCGTACTTCGCCGGCTTTGCGTTCGACCCGCATCGCCATGACACCTACGCCATCGGCCGCACCTTGTTTGGCGTGCAGAGCTATCACTACCGCGGCTGCATGACCCATAGCCTGCCGGGCCGGACCATGGTGATTCACCCCGATGAATCCCATGACGGCCGCGCCAGCAGCGTGGAGGGTTTCAAGTACCGGATGATTTATGTGGAGCCGGCGCTGATCCAGCAGATCCTCGGTGGTCGGCCCTTACCGTTTATCCACAACGGCCTGTCGACTGACCCGCGCCTGTTTCGCGCCAGCGAAGTGTTGCTGCAAAACCTCGACTGCCCGGTTGATCCGATGCAGGAACAGGACGCCCTGTTCGACCTGGCACACGCGCTGAACGCGGCATCCGGCGCAATCATCAGCCGCAAATCGTTCGATTACGTGGCCGCCGAGCGCGCCCGTGAGTTTATCCACAGCGCCCTTGGCCGCAGCATCACCCTGGATGAAATGGCCGACCACTGCGGCCGTGATCGTTGGGCACTATCGCGGGATTTTCGTTTGTTGTTCGGCACCAGCCCCTACCGCTACCTGACCATGCGCCGGCTGGATTTGGTGCGCAGCTTGCTGGCCCAAGGCCAATCGCTGGTGGATGCGGCGCTGACAGCAGGCTTTACCGACCAAAGCCATATGACCCGGCAATTTCGCAGCACCTATGGCATGCCGCCGTCGCGGTGGGTGAAGATGCTCGGGCGCTGATCCTCTGACTTGAAATACAGTAAATGTGGGAGCGGGCTTGCTCGCGAATGCGGTGGGTCAGCCAATTATTAGTCGACTGACACTCCGCTTTCGCGAGCAAGCCCCACACACACATTTGATTCAGGTTGTTTTAAATATAGCGCTCGGCGCGGGCGCTTTGAGGCGCAGCGCCAACACGCCGCCCACCAAGGCAATCGCCGCACTCCACCACAACGCCAGCTCGATCCCACCGCTATTGGCAACCGACACCAGCATCGCCAGCCCCAACGCCCCGCCAATCTGCTGGCTGGTAGAGGCCATACCCGCCGCCACACCTTGCTCGCCTGGCCGGATACCCAAGCCCGCCGCCACCCACATCGCCGTCCAGGTCATGCCTTGGCCGATGCTCAAGATAAAAATCCCCGGCAACAACGACCAGAACCCCACGCCCGTCGGCAGCGCCCAGCACACCAGTGCAATGCCCACCGCACCCGCCAGTTGCCCGGTGATCAAGGTGTTGCGCAACCCGAGCCTTGCCAGCGAGCGCTCCGCCAGCCAGATGCCGAACGTACACACCAGGGTCGCCGGCAAAAACGCCAACCCCGCTTGCAACACGCTGTAGCCATAAACCTGCTGGTAATACAGCGCCAGGAAGTAGTACTGCACACCGAAGCTGCTCATGAACACCGCCGTCAGCACCATGGCCATGCGCAGCTCCCGATAGGCAAACAGCCGCAGCGGCATCAGTGGGTCGCGGCCGCGCTGTTCGATCCAGGCGAACAACCCGAGCAGCGCCACAGCCAGGGCGATGCAACCCAACGTCGAGGGAGCGACCCAACCCCATTCCGGGCCTTGCACCAGCGAAAATACCAGCAAGGTGCCACCAACGGTCACGGTCAGCGCGCCTCCGATATCAAACTTGCGCCCGCGCACGCGCTCGCCATCGGCCGGGATCCAGTAGCGCGCCGCCCACGCACAGCCGCCGGCCAGCGGCACATTCACCAGAAACACCGCTCCCCAGCCCCACACCTGGGTCAATACGCCCCCCAGCAACGCGCCGAGGGCCAACCCCGCTGCCGACGCCGCGCTCCACACCGCAAACGCGCGGTTGCGCGCCGGGCCTTCGGCATAGTGGGTATTGATCAGCGCCAATGTGGCCGGGAACAACAACGCCCCGCCCACGCCTTGCACCGCCCGCGCCAGCACCAGCAATACCGCGCTGCCGCCCAGCACTGCCGCCAGCGACGCCAACGCATACAGGGCCTGCCCAGTTCGATACAAGCGGCGCTTGCCAAGCAGATCCGTAGCCCGACCACCCAGCAACAGGAAACCGCCAAACGCCACACTGTAGGCGCTGACCACCCACTGCAATTGCTGAGCGGAAAAATCCAGGTGAGCGCCGATCTGTGGCAAGGCCACGAACACGATGGTGGCATCCAGGGCGATGATCAGTTGCGCAGTGGCCAGCAGCACCAGCATCCAGCCAGAGGGTCGAGAGGGAGACATTGCAGCGTCCTGTCCAAAATAAGAGGCTGCCAGTGTCTTTTATGCGCATCAGATGATAAATAGCATCACCAACCTTTCAGTAATGACTTTAATCATGGATCTGAACGCTGTTCGCCTGCTGGCC
The window above is part of the Pseudomonas sp. KBS0710 genome. Proteins encoded here:
- a CDS encoding EamA family transporter is translated as MSLSVFAIIMLGAALHATWNAVVKGGVDKLLTTCMIASAASLLALAAIPFLALPARESWPFIGASVVLQVLYFVLVASTYRIADMSQTYPIMRGTAPLLVALVSVLVLHEPLSAFAWLGIGVICLGILSMAAAPSAGHNKGLVLALINALVIAGYTLIDGLGVRKSGAPAAYTLWIFLLTGIPLAAWALAARRAAFCRYVVGNWRLGAVGGAGTVASYGLALWAMTQAPIATVSALRETSILFGVVISAWVLKEHLTRTRIIAAGFIAVGAMVLRLG
- a CDS encoding PhzF family phenazine biosynthesis protein, whose translation is MKLDIYQVDAFSQQVFGGNPAAVCPLTEWLPTEQLHQIAAENNLSETAFFVPRGEVYELRWLTPEVEVDLCGHATLAAAWVLIHKLPNAPEVLRFATRSGELRVTRNGDELAMDFPAKQPERCEPPAGLLSALGLEHAEVYATDDYIVLVDDEAQVAALTPDFARLKGLPKRGVAVTAKSTRFDFISRWFGPNVGVNEDPVTGSAHTSLAPFWAERLGKSQLSAEQGGKRRGQLRCELNGDRVIISGHAALYLQGTIYL
- the ggt gene encoding gamma-glutamyltransferase encodes the protein MNGVQRVFSISRRQLSMIAAALALAGCHPPVNEQPPAPELGSGYRTDLTTRHAERHMAAAANPLAAEAGREMLRQGGSAIDAAIAMQAVLTLVEPQSSGIGGGAFIMLWDGKNVHAYDGRETAPAGATERLFLKADGTPMAFPEAQIGGRSVGTPGVLRALQMAHQKTGHLQWAKLFEPAIRLSEQGFAISPRLHALIAADRYIPQSPEMAAYFLNADGTPKATGTLLKNPALAAVFKRIAKEGPDALYHGPIADEIARKVQGNRNAGSLSQADLKGYTAKERTPLCTDYKQYRVCGMPPPSSGGIAVAQILGTLQAVEARDPRLAIAPMKPVKSASPAGLEPVPEAVHLIAEAGRLAFADRALYVADSDFTPVPVAGLIAPNYLAQRATLIGERSMGIAKPGTPAGIQVAYAPDRSPLRISTSQVVAVDDQGGAVSMTTTVEAAFGSHVMVQGFLLNNQMTDFSFIPQENGQPVANRVEPGKRPRSAMAPTLVFDRQSGELLATVGSPGGSQIIEYVSKSLVAMLDWNLDPQAAISLPNFGSRNGATELEAGLFSPALKQALRDKGHALSEIDMTSGIQAIVRTRDAQGKVTLSGGADPRREGEAVGD
- the pgeF gene encoding peptidoglycan editing factor PgeF, which produces MQQADNLGALPGVDHGFCSINDPARPDAVFICKQVHSATVIEWQAQLATNSVAADGVFTREHQPIAVITADCLPILIATEDGARVAAVHGGWKGLQSGIIANAVQQFADEGIAVEQLQVAIGPSIKACCYEVSEDFIAQFQADQGHLWRDGRAPWSCVQPPPLLPPEIAPPYARQTASAWFDLSGYGVMLLQAAGLKREQIEVSEVCTYCTSASFASYRRRTHNPDEAKTLIYSWIARKS
- the ddlA gene encoding D-alanine--D-alanine ligase, translated to MSKVRVGIIFGGRSAEHEVSLQSARNIVDALDRSRFEPILIGIDKAGHWHLNDTSNFLINQENPALIALNHSNRELAVVPGKANQQVVETAGQGLLEHIDVIFPIVHGTLGEDGCLQGLLRMADLPFVGSDVLGSAVCMDKDVSKRLLRDAGIAVTPFITLTRRNAARTSFETAVNKLGLPMFIKPANQGSSVGVSKVGNEAEYHAAVELALGFDEKVLVESAVQGREIECAVLGNDNPIASGCGEIVVSNGFYSYDSKYIDGQAAQVVVPADISVDASERIRHLAIEAFEVLGCAGLARVDVFLTDDGEVLINEINSLPGFTRISMYPKLWQAAGMSYSELVSRLIELALERHAGRKGLKISR
- a CDS encoding LysE family translocator; translation: MDFFNPAYVAPLVSLALLWTVAVVTPGPNFFNTAQLAASCSRRHGVVASAGVASGTIIWGLAGGLGIKSLFTAAPMLYLAFKIIGGCYLIYLGLKLFKRSAPSVGQAVLPDEPQRSLFSAWRFGLLGNLSNPKAALFVATAFASTMPPSPSPALLTLAVITMATLSFSWYSSVALVFSSERMANLYARSRKWLDRFAGGCYLLFGAHLVANR
- a CDS encoding AraC family transcriptional regulator, with amino-acid sequence MGQPTSTLDWLHRAPHASGLDRIEAYFAGFAFDPHRHDTYAIGRTLFGVQSYHYRGCMTHSLPGRTMVIHPDESHDGRASSVEGFKYRMIYVEPALIQQILGGRPLPFIHNGLSTDPRLFRASEVLLQNLDCPVDPMQEQDALFDLAHALNAASGAIISRKSFDYVAAERAREFIHSALGRSITLDEMADHCGRDRWALSRDFRLLFGTSPYRYLTMRRLDLVRSLLAQGQSLVDAALTAGFTDQSHMTRQFRSTYGMPPSRWVKMLGR
- a CDS encoding MFS transporter, whose translation is MLVLLATAQLIIALDATIVFVALPQIGAHLDFSAQQLQWVVSAYSVAFGGFLLLGGRATDLLGKRRLYRTGQALYALASLAAVLGGSAVLLVLARAVQGVGGALLFPATLALINTHYAEGPARNRAFAVWSAASAAGLALGALLGGVLTQVWGWGAVFLVNVPLAGGCAWAARYWIPADGERVRGRKFDIGGALTVTVGGTLLVFSLVQGPEWGWVAPSTLGCIALAVALLGLFAWIEQRGRDPLMPLRLFAYRELRMAMVLTAVFMSSFGVQYYFLALYYQQVYGYSVLQAGLAFLPATLVCTFGIWLAERSLARLGLRNTLITGQLAGAVGIALVCWALPTGVGFWSLLPGIFILSIGQGMTWTAMWVAAGLGIRPGEQGVAAGMASTSQQIGGALGLAMLVSVANSGGIELALWWSAAIALVGGVLALRLKAPAPSAIFKTT